The Carassius carassius chromosome 31, fCarCar2.1, whole genome shotgun sequence genome includes a region encoding these proteins:
- the LOC132111824 gene encoding BRD4-interacting chromatin-remodeling complex-associated protein-like isoform X1, with protein MEEEDGTCLLDVLCDPQALNDFLHGTNELPSGDLLINSSSGEPSLFTDTPSPASLLADDASSQDTPVSGCVDLSFLEEALLASPASSLGSEGPEAQEDPNVQLVEQQKTSEEICDILQQSLQEADITEDTLAFEAGLAQTAETLQLGFSGTSLPLPAMQYFSKPLTAPGLISLPKDTQPAVEPPQPSLLAVGPGCPSLRPPGTQLMNLLPGNVFPTPPLEASFSINSAQSTSMIIQKTIPSLTNHQMLASPIRTITPSGVMLQKTPLPIQPKLPMNFQPRFIQLSPRPGFAFISTNTSQSVLLSPSVGSKQSLQEWSTPSVSKPVSFNLVGQKGPIVIQPQDPFQGQRQFFLPNQTPTTMSQSTSIPRCILNTPSNQVSDKLNVDSSHIVTVRPRQINFSPIFTSSPGQLTLKQGSLLSGSLPIQATPPTVFQMPTQLAGTYAPQVQGQRDAVVQNNVGNQITLINNANMLIPDMTTIPTANGQSVIQSLPLVPQSALIGGPEGKVCLTQNSMLLLPERTTDHQQENVNKPFQESRLLLPTSVEAPLTETHSLPSPVSTLLQSSPDISCDPETVLSLSPQLITQTGEQQFTEGEHNLLHHNQALVHPQQQCPLKLSASQDSLAATLLMQMDNHISSAVGEAEELLTSLTTSETLSSLSKSEDILMPAYHGSEHTDILLQTPIGQTSDTDNMKGTASPVSDEQDSSMLIGLDAGPKCQEGPVTSKRTSSSSEKLFMYPEQLCQSHVLTELRRTPESTAHVYKQQYNEHDTELTVLRNSGIISLDQHQSQKVHLGPRLLAQDKETYSALQKNLVQTSTASVDPKEEKLRLAKRQHRFRQQILLDHNAVLNPNTSAPFASVEDALRHLLPYHSCARSLPSQADFLSVDKQFECVSVVLLKRIKDMLNKYRKQLLAESQQESPSAEMVMLERLFLQSERVSLAEDRRRARREPAESFLKSRTKNLSQHNQVSSVHTGLASPPSWTLQSDRPPGLKTYRSSSKGAIHLTIKHESGSRKVIHNSCDASHTISGIKRNYSGQLTKGGAIHRKDESLKPPLSNVAENENDQRSDLQNKLKLYFDMETLRTGSDLQNLSDSMSSQDYVIPRVQGLLPEQCTPVVKRNKLATSATVSPSLPALVEDGELSEHLQSALDSILELQRLQGS; from the exons ATGGAGGAAGAAGATGGTACTTGTTTACTTGATGTTTTATG TGACCCTCAAGCCCTCAATGACTTTCTTCATGGGACAAATGAG CTGCCAAGTGGAGACTTACTCATTAATTCATCCTCTGGAGAGccgtcactcttcacagacactcCA AGCCCCGCATCTCTGTTAGCAGATGATGCTAGTTCTCAGGACACTCCTGTCTCTGGCTGTGTGGATCTCTCCTTTCTGGAGGAGGCACTGCTGGCATCACCGGCATCCTCTCTGGGAAGTGAAGGTCCAGAGGCGCAAGAAGATCCCAATGTCCAACTAGTGGAACAGCAGAAAACGTCAGAAGAGATCTGTGACATTCTCCAGCAGAGTCTCCAGGAGGCTGACATCACTGAGGACACTCTCGCTTTTGAAGCAGGACTTGCCCAGACAGCAGAAACTCTCCAGCTTGGTTTTTCTGGCACATCCCTTCCTTTGCCTGCAATGCAATATTTCTCCAAACCACTAACCGCTCCTGGCTTGATCTCTTTACCAAAGGACACTCAACCTGCAGTGGAGCCTCCTCAGCCATCTTTGTTAGCTGTTGGCCCAGGCTGCCCCTCACTCAGACCCCCAGGAACCCAGTTAATGAATCTACTCCCTGGGAATGTATTCCCCACACCTCCACTTGAGGCATCCTTTTCTATTAATTCAGCACAAAGCACCAGCATGATTATCCAAAAGACCATACCAAGCCTCACAAATCACCAGATGTTGGCCTCCCCCATTAGAACAATTACCCCATCAGGGGTCATGTTACAAAAAACCCCTCTTCCCATTCAGCCTAAGTTGCCAATGAACTTCCAACCCAGATTTATTCAGCTCAGTCCCAGGCCAGGATTTGCCTTCATCTCAACAAATACATCACAGAGTGTCTTGTTATCCCCGTCTGTTGGCTCAAAGCAGTCCTTACAAGAATGGTCCACACCAAGTGTCAGCAAACCTGTTAGCTTCAATCTGGTTGGTCAGAAAGGCCCAATTGTCATTCAGCCCCAGGATCCTTTTCAGGGCCAGAGACAATTCTTTCTGCCGAACCAAACACCTACAACTATGTCCCAATCTACCAGCATACCAAGGTGTATTCTTAATACACCAAGCAATCAGGTGTCAGACAAACTCAATGTTGACAGTTCTCATATAGTGACTGTACGACCAAGGCAAATCAACTTCAGCCCTATTTTCACCTCCTCACCTGGACAACTCACCCTCAAACAAGGGTCTCTTTTGTCAGGGTCCTTACCAATTCAGGCAACACCTCCTACAGTCTTCCAGATGCCAACACAGCTAGCAGGGACCTATGCACCTCAAGTGCAGGGGCAGCGAGATGCAGTAGTTCAAAACAATGTTGGAAACCAGATCACACTGATTAATAATGCCAATATGCTTATTCCTGATATGACCACCATACCAACAGCAAATGGTCAGTCAGTGATACAAAGTCTGCCTTTGGTGCCTCAAAGTGCTCTAATAGGGGGACCTGAGGGAAAGGTGTGTCTTACCCAGAATTCCATGCTTCTTTTGCCTGAGAGAACAACAGATCATCAACAGGAGAATGTCAACAAACCGTTTCAA GAGAGCAGATTGCTTCTGCCAACTTCAGTGGAAGCACCCCTTACTGAGACTCACTCTCTGCCCTCTCCAGTATCAACTCTACTACAGTCATCACCAGATATTAGTTGTGACCCTGAGACAGTTTTGTCATTATCCCCACAACTGATCACTCAGACAGGAGAACAACAATTTACTGAAGGAGAACATAATCTATTGCATCACAATCAGGCTTTAGTACATCCTCAACAACAG TGTCCATTAAAACTGTCAGCCAGCCAAGATTCGTTAGCTGCAACTCTACTTATGCAAATGGACAACCACATCTCCTCTGCTGTAGGTGAAGCTGAGGAATTGCTCACATCCTTGACTACATCTGAGACTTTATCTTCACTGTCTAAGAGTGAAGATATTCTTATGCCAGCATACCATGGTTCAGAACACACTGATATTCTATTGCAAACTCCTATTGGCCAGACCTCAGACACAGACAACATGAAGGGCACAGCATCCCCAGTCTCAGATGAGCAGGATTCCTCTATGTTGATTGGTCTTGATGCTGGACCCAAGTGTCAGGAGGGGCCAGTAACGAGTAAGAGAACTTCCTCTTCCTCAGAGAAGTTGTTTATGTATCCAGAGCAATTGTGCCAAAGCCATGTGTTAACTGAACTTAGAAGAACCCCAGAGTCAACAGCCCATGTGTACAAGCAGCAGTATAATGAACATGACACAG AGCTCACAGTCCTTAGGAACAGTGGGATAATCTCTTTGGATCAGCATCAGTCACAGAAGGTACATCTCGGGCCCAGACTGCTTGCCCAGGACAAGGAGACCTACTCGGCACTCCAGAAGAACCTGGTCCAG ACTTCTACTGCAAGCGTGGATCCAAAAGAGGAGAAGCTGAGACTAGCAAAGAGGCAACACAG GTTCAGACAGCAGATCCTTTTGGACCACAATGCTGTTCTCAACCCAAACACTTCAGCTCCATTTGCTTCAGTGGAGGATGCGTTGAGACATTTGTTGCCATACCATTCTTGTGCTAGATCTCTGCCCAGCCAGGCTGACTTTCTCTCAG TCGACAAGCAGTTTGAGTGTGTTTCAGTTGTTCTGCTGAAACGAATCAAAGACATGCTGAACAAGTACAGGAAACAACTTCTGGCTGAATCCCAG CAGGAGAGCCCATCAGCAGAGATGGTGATGCTAGAGCGTTTGTTTCTCCAATCAGAGAGAGTCTCACTGGCAGAGGACAGACGTAGAGCCAGAAGAGAACCAG CAGAGTCCTTCCTCAAATCCCGGACCAAGAACTTATCTCAGCACAACCAAGTCTCATCTGTCCACACTGGCCTTGCATCTCCACCATCATGGACCTTGCAATCTGACAGACCTCCTGGCCTCAAGACATATCGCTCCAGCAGCAAAGGAGCAATACATCTCACTATAAAACATGAGTCAGGATCCCGCAAAGTTATCCACAACTCATGTGACGCCTCGCATACCATCTCTGGGATTAAACGAAACTACAGCGGGCAGTTAACTAAGGGAGGTGCCATTCACAGGAAAGATGAATCTCTTAAGCCTCCTTTGTCAAATGTTGCAGAGAATGAAAATGATCAAAGGTCAGATCTGCAGAACAAGttaaaattgtactttgacaTGGAAACACTAAGGACAGGTAGCGATTTGCAGAACCTCTCTGATTCTATGTCCAGTCAAGACTATGTCATTCCAAGGGTGCAAGGCTTGCTTCCAGAGCAGTGCACTCCAGTGGTTAAAAGGAACAAGCTGGCTACTTCAGCAACAGTGTCTCCCAGTTTGCCTGCATTGGTGGAAGACGGGGAACTGAGTGAACACCTGCAAAGTGCTTTAGACAGTATCTTGGAGCTGCAGAGGTTGCAGGGTTCTTAA
- the LOC132111824 gene encoding BRD4-interacting chromatin-remodeling complex-associated protein-like isoform X2 yields MEEEDGTCLLDVLCDPQALNDFLHGTNELPSGDLLINSSSGEPSLFTDTPSPASLLADDASSQDTPVSGCVDLSFLEEALLASPASSLGSEGPEAQEDPNVQLVEQQKTSEEICDILQQSLQEADITEDTLAFEAGLAQTAETLQLGFSGTSLPLPAMQYFSKPLTAPGLISLPKDTQPAVEPPQPSLLAVGPGCPSLRPPGTQLMNLLPGNVFPTPPLEASFSINSAQSTSMIIQKTIPSLTNHQMLASPIRTITPSGVMLQKTPLPIQPKLPMNFQPRFIQLSPRPGFAFISTNTSQSVLLSPSVGSKQSLQEWSTPSVSKPVSFNLVGQKGPIVIQPQDPFQGQRQFFLPNQTPTTMSQSTSIPRCILNTPSNQVSDKLNVDSSHIVTVRPRQINFSPIFTSSPGQLTLKQGSLLSGSLPIQATPPTVFQMPTQLAGTYAPQVQGQRDAVVQNNVGNQITLINNANMLIPDMTTIPTANGQSVIQSLPLVPQSALIGGPEGKVCLTQNSMLLLPERTTDHQQENVNKPFQESRLLLPTSVEAPLTETHSLPSPVSTLLQSSPDISCDPETVLSLSPQLITQTGEQQFTEGEHNLLHHNQALVHPQQQCPLKLSASQDSLAATLLMQMDNHISSAVGEAEELLTSLTTSETLSSLSKSEDILMPAYHGSEHTDILLQTPIGQTSDTDNMKGTASPVSDEQDSSMLIGLDAGPKCQEGPVTSKRTSSSSEKLFMYPEQLCQSHVLTELRRTPESTAHVYKQQYNEHDTELTVLRNSGIISLDQHQSQKVHLGPRLLAQDKETYSALQKNLVQTSTASVDPKEEKLRLAKRQHRFRQQILLDHNAVLNPNTSAPFASVEDALRHLLPYHSCARSLPSQADFLSVDKQFECVSVVLLKRIKDMLNKYRKQLLAESQQESPSAEMVMLERLFLQSERVSLAEDRRRARREPESFLKSRTKNLSQHNQVSSVHTGLASPPSWTLQSDRPPGLKTYRSSSKGAIHLTIKHESGSRKVIHNSCDASHTISGIKRNYSGQLTKGGAIHRKDESLKPPLSNVAENENDQRSDLQNKLKLYFDMETLRTGSDLQNLSDSMSSQDYVIPRVQGLLPEQCTPVVKRNKLATSATVSPSLPALVEDGELSEHLQSALDSILELQRLQGS; encoded by the exons ATGGAGGAAGAAGATGGTACTTGTTTACTTGATGTTTTATG TGACCCTCAAGCCCTCAATGACTTTCTTCATGGGACAAATGAG CTGCCAAGTGGAGACTTACTCATTAATTCATCCTCTGGAGAGccgtcactcttcacagacactcCA AGCCCCGCATCTCTGTTAGCAGATGATGCTAGTTCTCAGGACACTCCTGTCTCTGGCTGTGTGGATCTCTCCTTTCTGGAGGAGGCACTGCTGGCATCACCGGCATCCTCTCTGGGAAGTGAAGGTCCAGAGGCGCAAGAAGATCCCAATGTCCAACTAGTGGAACAGCAGAAAACGTCAGAAGAGATCTGTGACATTCTCCAGCAGAGTCTCCAGGAGGCTGACATCACTGAGGACACTCTCGCTTTTGAAGCAGGACTTGCCCAGACAGCAGAAACTCTCCAGCTTGGTTTTTCTGGCACATCCCTTCCTTTGCCTGCAATGCAATATTTCTCCAAACCACTAACCGCTCCTGGCTTGATCTCTTTACCAAAGGACACTCAACCTGCAGTGGAGCCTCCTCAGCCATCTTTGTTAGCTGTTGGCCCAGGCTGCCCCTCACTCAGACCCCCAGGAACCCAGTTAATGAATCTACTCCCTGGGAATGTATTCCCCACACCTCCACTTGAGGCATCCTTTTCTATTAATTCAGCACAAAGCACCAGCATGATTATCCAAAAGACCATACCAAGCCTCACAAATCACCAGATGTTGGCCTCCCCCATTAGAACAATTACCCCATCAGGGGTCATGTTACAAAAAACCCCTCTTCCCATTCAGCCTAAGTTGCCAATGAACTTCCAACCCAGATTTATTCAGCTCAGTCCCAGGCCAGGATTTGCCTTCATCTCAACAAATACATCACAGAGTGTCTTGTTATCCCCGTCTGTTGGCTCAAAGCAGTCCTTACAAGAATGGTCCACACCAAGTGTCAGCAAACCTGTTAGCTTCAATCTGGTTGGTCAGAAAGGCCCAATTGTCATTCAGCCCCAGGATCCTTTTCAGGGCCAGAGACAATTCTTTCTGCCGAACCAAACACCTACAACTATGTCCCAATCTACCAGCATACCAAGGTGTATTCTTAATACACCAAGCAATCAGGTGTCAGACAAACTCAATGTTGACAGTTCTCATATAGTGACTGTACGACCAAGGCAAATCAACTTCAGCCCTATTTTCACCTCCTCACCTGGACAACTCACCCTCAAACAAGGGTCTCTTTTGTCAGGGTCCTTACCAATTCAGGCAACACCTCCTACAGTCTTCCAGATGCCAACACAGCTAGCAGGGACCTATGCACCTCAAGTGCAGGGGCAGCGAGATGCAGTAGTTCAAAACAATGTTGGAAACCAGATCACACTGATTAATAATGCCAATATGCTTATTCCTGATATGACCACCATACCAACAGCAAATGGTCAGTCAGTGATACAAAGTCTGCCTTTGGTGCCTCAAAGTGCTCTAATAGGGGGACCTGAGGGAAAGGTGTGTCTTACCCAGAATTCCATGCTTCTTTTGCCTGAGAGAACAACAGATCATCAACAGGAGAATGTCAACAAACCGTTTCAA GAGAGCAGATTGCTTCTGCCAACTTCAGTGGAAGCACCCCTTACTGAGACTCACTCTCTGCCCTCTCCAGTATCAACTCTACTACAGTCATCACCAGATATTAGTTGTGACCCTGAGACAGTTTTGTCATTATCCCCACAACTGATCACTCAGACAGGAGAACAACAATTTACTGAAGGAGAACATAATCTATTGCATCACAATCAGGCTTTAGTACATCCTCAACAACAG TGTCCATTAAAACTGTCAGCCAGCCAAGATTCGTTAGCTGCAACTCTACTTATGCAAATGGACAACCACATCTCCTCTGCTGTAGGTGAAGCTGAGGAATTGCTCACATCCTTGACTACATCTGAGACTTTATCTTCACTGTCTAAGAGTGAAGATATTCTTATGCCAGCATACCATGGTTCAGAACACACTGATATTCTATTGCAAACTCCTATTGGCCAGACCTCAGACACAGACAACATGAAGGGCACAGCATCCCCAGTCTCAGATGAGCAGGATTCCTCTATGTTGATTGGTCTTGATGCTGGACCCAAGTGTCAGGAGGGGCCAGTAACGAGTAAGAGAACTTCCTCTTCCTCAGAGAAGTTGTTTATGTATCCAGAGCAATTGTGCCAAAGCCATGTGTTAACTGAACTTAGAAGAACCCCAGAGTCAACAGCCCATGTGTACAAGCAGCAGTATAATGAACATGACACAG AGCTCACAGTCCTTAGGAACAGTGGGATAATCTCTTTGGATCAGCATCAGTCACAGAAGGTACATCTCGGGCCCAGACTGCTTGCCCAGGACAAGGAGACCTACTCGGCACTCCAGAAGAACCTGGTCCAG ACTTCTACTGCAAGCGTGGATCCAAAAGAGGAGAAGCTGAGACTAGCAAAGAGGCAACACAG GTTCAGACAGCAGATCCTTTTGGACCACAATGCTGTTCTCAACCCAAACACTTCAGCTCCATTTGCTTCAGTGGAGGATGCGTTGAGACATTTGTTGCCATACCATTCTTGTGCTAGATCTCTGCCCAGCCAGGCTGACTTTCTCTCAG TCGACAAGCAGTTTGAGTGTGTTTCAGTTGTTCTGCTGAAACGAATCAAAGACATGCTGAACAAGTACAGGAAACAACTTCTGGCTGAATCCCAG CAGGAGAGCCCATCAGCAGAGATGGTGATGCTAGAGCGTTTGTTTCTCCAATCAGAGAGAGTCTCACTGGCAGAGGACAGACGTAGAGCCAGAAGAGAACCAG AGTCCTTCCTCAAATCCCGGACCAAGAACTTATCTCAGCACAACCAAGTCTCATCTGTCCACACTGGCCTTGCATCTCCACCATCATGGACCTTGCAATCTGACAGACCTCCTGGCCTCAAGACATATCGCTCCAGCAGCAAAGGAGCAATACATCTCACTATAAAACATGAGTCAGGATCCCGCAAAGTTATCCACAACTCATGTGACGCCTCGCATACCATCTCTGGGATTAAACGAAACTACAGCGGGCAGTTAACTAAGGGAGGTGCCATTCACAGGAAAGATGAATCTCTTAAGCCTCCTTTGTCAAATGTTGCAGAGAATGAAAATGATCAAAGGTCAGATCTGCAGAACAAGttaaaattgtactttgacaTGGAAACACTAAGGACAGGTAGCGATTTGCAGAACCTCTCTGATTCTATGTCCAGTCAAGACTATGTCATTCCAAGGGTGCAAGGCTTGCTTCCAGAGCAGTGCACTCCAGTGGTTAAAAGGAACAAGCTGGCTACTTCAGCAACAGTGTCTCCCAGTTTGCCTGCATTGGTGGAAGACGGGGAACTGAGTGAACACCTGCAAAGTGCTTTAGACAGTATCTTGGAGCTGCAGAGGTTGCAGGGTTCTTAA
- the LOC132111824 gene encoding BRD4-interacting chromatin-remodeling complex-associated protein-like isoform X3 — translation MEEEDGTCLLDVLCDPQALNDFLHGTNELPSGDLLINSSSGEPSLFTDTPSPASLLADDASSQDTPVSGCVDLSFLEEALLASPASSLGSEGPEAQEDPNVQLVEQQKTSEEICDILQQSLQEADITEDTLAFEAGLAQTAETLQLGFSGTSLPLPAMQYFSKPLTAPGLISLPKDTQPAVEPPQPSLLAVGPGCPSLRPPGTQLMNLLPGNVFPTPPLEASFSINSAQSTSMIIQKTIPSLTNHQMLASPIRTITPSGVMLQKTPLPIQPKLPMNFQPRFIQLSPRPGFAFISTNTSQSVLLSPSVGSKQSLQEWSTPSVSKPVSFNLVGQKGPIVIQPQDPFQGQRQFFLPNQTPTTMSQSTSIPRCILNTPSNQVSDKLNVDSSHIVTVRPRQINFSPIFTSSPGQLTLKQGSLLSGSLPIQATPPTVFQMPTQLAGTYAPQVQGQRDAVVQNNVGNQITLINNANMLIPDMTTIPTANGQSVIQSLPLVPQSALIGGPEGKVCLTQNSMLLLPERTTDHQQENVNKPFQESRLLLPTSVEAPLTETHSLPSPVSTLLQSSPDISCDPETVLSLSPQLITQTGEQQFTEGEHNLLHHNQALVHPQQQCPLKLSASQDSLAATLLMQMDNHISSAVGEAEELLTSLTTSETLSSLSKSEDILMPAYHGSEHTDILLQTPIGQTSDTDNMKGTASPVSDEQDSSMLIGLDAGPKCQEGPVTSKRTSSSSEKLFMYPEQLCQSHVLTELRRTPESTAHVYKQQYNEHDTELTVLRNSGIISLDQHQSQKVHLGPRLLAQDKETYSALQKNLTSTASVDPKEEKLRLAKRQHRFRQQILLDHNAVLNPNTSAPFASVEDALRHLLPYHSCARSLPSQADFLSVDKQFECVSVVLLKRIKDMLNKYRKQLLAESQQESPSAEMVMLERLFLQSERVSLAEDRRRARREPAESFLKSRTKNLSQHNQVSSVHTGLASPPSWTLQSDRPPGLKTYRSSSKGAIHLTIKHESGSRKVIHNSCDASHTISGIKRNYSGQLTKGGAIHRKDESLKPPLSNVAENENDQRSDLQNKLKLYFDMETLRTGSDLQNLSDSMSSQDYVIPRVQGLLPEQCTPVVKRNKLATSATVSPSLPALVEDGELSEHLQSALDSILELQRLQGS, via the exons ATGGAGGAAGAAGATGGTACTTGTTTACTTGATGTTTTATG TGACCCTCAAGCCCTCAATGACTTTCTTCATGGGACAAATGAG CTGCCAAGTGGAGACTTACTCATTAATTCATCCTCTGGAGAGccgtcactcttcacagacactcCA AGCCCCGCATCTCTGTTAGCAGATGATGCTAGTTCTCAGGACACTCCTGTCTCTGGCTGTGTGGATCTCTCCTTTCTGGAGGAGGCACTGCTGGCATCACCGGCATCCTCTCTGGGAAGTGAAGGTCCAGAGGCGCAAGAAGATCCCAATGTCCAACTAGTGGAACAGCAGAAAACGTCAGAAGAGATCTGTGACATTCTCCAGCAGAGTCTCCAGGAGGCTGACATCACTGAGGACACTCTCGCTTTTGAAGCAGGACTTGCCCAGACAGCAGAAACTCTCCAGCTTGGTTTTTCTGGCACATCCCTTCCTTTGCCTGCAATGCAATATTTCTCCAAACCACTAACCGCTCCTGGCTTGATCTCTTTACCAAAGGACACTCAACCTGCAGTGGAGCCTCCTCAGCCATCTTTGTTAGCTGTTGGCCCAGGCTGCCCCTCACTCAGACCCCCAGGAACCCAGTTAATGAATCTACTCCCTGGGAATGTATTCCCCACACCTCCACTTGAGGCATCCTTTTCTATTAATTCAGCACAAAGCACCAGCATGATTATCCAAAAGACCATACCAAGCCTCACAAATCACCAGATGTTGGCCTCCCCCATTAGAACAATTACCCCATCAGGGGTCATGTTACAAAAAACCCCTCTTCCCATTCAGCCTAAGTTGCCAATGAACTTCCAACCCAGATTTATTCAGCTCAGTCCCAGGCCAGGATTTGCCTTCATCTCAACAAATACATCACAGAGTGTCTTGTTATCCCCGTCTGTTGGCTCAAAGCAGTCCTTACAAGAATGGTCCACACCAAGTGTCAGCAAACCTGTTAGCTTCAATCTGGTTGGTCAGAAAGGCCCAATTGTCATTCAGCCCCAGGATCCTTTTCAGGGCCAGAGACAATTCTTTCTGCCGAACCAAACACCTACAACTATGTCCCAATCTACCAGCATACCAAGGTGTATTCTTAATACACCAAGCAATCAGGTGTCAGACAAACTCAATGTTGACAGTTCTCATATAGTGACTGTACGACCAAGGCAAATCAACTTCAGCCCTATTTTCACCTCCTCACCTGGACAACTCACCCTCAAACAAGGGTCTCTTTTGTCAGGGTCCTTACCAATTCAGGCAACACCTCCTACAGTCTTCCAGATGCCAACACAGCTAGCAGGGACCTATGCACCTCAAGTGCAGGGGCAGCGAGATGCAGTAGTTCAAAACAATGTTGGAAACCAGATCACACTGATTAATAATGCCAATATGCTTATTCCTGATATGACCACCATACCAACAGCAAATGGTCAGTCAGTGATACAAAGTCTGCCTTTGGTGCCTCAAAGTGCTCTAATAGGGGGACCTGAGGGAAAGGTGTGTCTTACCCAGAATTCCATGCTTCTTTTGCCTGAGAGAACAACAGATCATCAACAGGAGAATGTCAACAAACCGTTTCAA GAGAGCAGATTGCTTCTGCCAACTTCAGTGGAAGCACCCCTTACTGAGACTCACTCTCTGCCCTCTCCAGTATCAACTCTACTACAGTCATCACCAGATATTAGTTGTGACCCTGAGACAGTTTTGTCATTATCCCCACAACTGATCACTCAGACAGGAGAACAACAATTTACTGAAGGAGAACATAATCTATTGCATCACAATCAGGCTTTAGTACATCCTCAACAACAG TGTCCATTAAAACTGTCAGCCAGCCAAGATTCGTTAGCTGCAACTCTACTTATGCAAATGGACAACCACATCTCCTCTGCTGTAGGTGAAGCTGAGGAATTGCTCACATCCTTGACTACATCTGAGACTTTATCTTCACTGTCTAAGAGTGAAGATATTCTTATGCCAGCATACCATGGTTCAGAACACACTGATATTCTATTGCAAACTCCTATTGGCCAGACCTCAGACACAGACAACATGAAGGGCACAGCATCCCCAGTCTCAGATGAGCAGGATTCCTCTATGTTGATTGGTCTTGATGCTGGACCCAAGTGTCAGGAGGGGCCAGTAACGAGTAAGAGAACTTCCTCTTCCTCAGAGAAGTTGTTTATGTATCCAGAGCAATTGTGCCAAAGCCATGTGTTAACTGAACTTAGAAGAACCCCAGAGTCAACAGCCCATGTGTACAAGCAGCAGTATAATGAACATGACACAG AGCTCACAGTCCTTAGGAACAGTGGGATAATCTCTTTGGATCAGCATCAGTCACAGAAGGTACATCTCGGGCCCAGACTGCTTGCCCAGGACAAGGAGACCTACTCGGCACTCCAGAAGAACCTG ACTTCTACTGCAAGCGTGGATCCAAAAGAGGAGAAGCTGAGACTAGCAAAGAGGCAACACAG GTTCAGACAGCAGATCCTTTTGGACCACAATGCTGTTCTCAACCCAAACACTTCAGCTCCATTTGCTTCAGTGGAGGATGCGTTGAGACATTTGTTGCCATACCATTCTTGTGCTAGATCTCTGCCCAGCCAGGCTGACTTTCTCTCAG TCGACAAGCAGTTTGAGTGTGTTTCAGTTGTTCTGCTGAAACGAATCAAAGACATGCTGAACAAGTACAGGAAACAACTTCTGGCTGAATCCCAG CAGGAGAGCCCATCAGCAGAGATGGTGATGCTAGAGCGTTTGTTTCTCCAATCAGAGAGAGTCTCACTGGCAGAGGACAGACGTAGAGCCAGAAGAGAACCAG CAGAGTCCTTCCTCAAATCCCGGACCAAGAACTTATCTCAGCACAACCAAGTCTCATCTGTCCACACTGGCCTTGCATCTCCACCATCATGGACCTTGCAATCTGACAGACCTCCTGGCCTCAAGACATATCGCTCCAGCAGCAAAGGAGCAATACATCTCACTATAAAACATGAGTCAGGATCCCGCAAAGTTATCCACAACTCATGTGACGCCTCGCATACCATCTCTGGGATTAAACGAAACTACAGCGGGCAGTTAACTAAGGGAGGTGCCATTCACAGGAAAGATGAATCTCTTAAGCCTCCTTTGTCAAATGTTGCAGAGAATGAAAATGATCAAAGGTCAGATCTGCAGAACAAGttaaaattgtactttgacaTGGAAACACTAAGGACAGGTAGCGATTTGCAGAACCTCTCTGATTCTATGTCCAGTCAAGACTATGTCATTCCAAGGGTGCAAGGCTTGCTTCCAGAGCAGTGCACTCCAGTGGTTAAAAGGAACAAGCTGGCTACTTCAGCAACAGTGTCTCCCAGTTTGCCTGCATTGGTGGAAGACGGGGAACTGAGTGAACACCTGCAAAGTGCTTTAGACAGTATCTTGGAGCTGCAGAGGTTGCAGGGTTCTTAA